The Selenomonadales bacterium nucleotide sequence CACCATATTGAATACCGATGTACGGATGCGGATTGACAGAGGTAAACGATACTCTGAATCCATCGTACGGCACAACAGTAATGAACTTGTCACCGTCGCGTACGGTATATGCCTTGTCTATTACGTGAACCTTCTGCTCTGCTTTCTGCTCGGCGATACCCGCTTCTTCGATCAAGCCGATAAAAAGCTTCGCACTGCCGTCTGCCACAGGCGGTTCGGGAGAGGTGATCTCCACGAGGCAATTCGTTACGCCCATAACATGAAAGGCTGCCATCAAGTGTTCTACTGTGAATACTTTAGCTTCGCCTTCTTCGAGCGTCGTTGCCCGCATCGTATTGGTGACATTGCCTGCCACAGCACGAACCGACGGCTGAGAAGGCAAGTCTACACGTTTAAATACGATGCCTGTATGTTCTTCTGCGGGATGAAGCGTAATCGTTACGTCTTTTCCCGAATGTAATCCAATTCCCGTATACGAGATAGAACGCGCAAGCGTCTTTTGATGCTGCATATACGATCCTCCTTGATACAAATACCTCCTTATATTGTACATAATTATCCTCTATCCCGCAAGAGTTATGCCCCGTTTCTTCTCTTTTTTCTGTACAAAAAGCGAATTTTCGGCGATTCTCTCCTACTTTCTTGCCTTCTCCGCTTACAGGCTGCGTGATGTCTGATCCGTCTGATATTCTATCAAATCACGATATTGTCTGCCGACTTCGGAGCGCGGATGGCGAAAGACAGTTTCGGGCGCGCCCTCTTCGACGATACGGCCTTTGTCCATGAGGAGTATTCGATCGGCAACATGAAGCGCGAACGGCAATTCGTGCGTGACGACGACCATTGCCGCCGCACGATCTTCTGCCAGTTCTTCCATAATAAGGAGGACTTCTCGTACCAAAATAGGGTCAAGCGATGCCGTCGGCTCGTCCCATAATATCACAGGCGGTCGAAAAGCGAGCGCACGCGCAATGGCTACCCGCTGCTGCCCACCGCCCGACAGTTCTCTCGGCAGAGCATCTCGATGCGCCTGCATACCGACTTTGGCGAGCATCTCGTCAGCAAGGACAGAAGCCTCTTCTTTCGCCATACCGTCCGTTACAAGGCCAAGCATGACATTCTCTCTTGCCGTCAGACGACCGATCAGCTGAAATGACTGGAAGACAAATCCGATCCGTTTGCGCATTTGACGAAGTTCGCTCGGCGAAAGTGTCAGCACATCTCGACCACCTACCAAGACAGAACCGCTGTCGGGTATGACGAGTTTATTTATCATGCGTATCGTCGTTGATTTACCGCATCCGCTCGGCCCCATGATGGCGACCGTTTCCCCCGCCCGCACCGAAAACGATACATCATCAACGGCGAGTATATCACCGTACGTTTTTCTTATATTTTTCACTGTCAGCATCACGATCTCTCCTATCGAAATCTGAGTGTGTACCTGTTTAATAGCTGAAGAAGTCCCGGTCTGGCACCGGGGATAACAATCTCTGCCAATATTTCGCTGTCACTCATACCAAGTGACTCGCCTGCCATGATCTCCGTTTCCGAAACAGGGCTGATACGTTCAGCATAGCGTGCGACGATAAGGCCGAGCAGACCTCCGATAACAGGGATCACGAGAAACGGCAGATACGGTACTCCGCCGCCCGCCAAAAGAAAGATGCTCGTCAATAAAAGCGCACCTATACCACTGCCGTAACCGTAAGCTCCCTGCCACAGTTCCCCTACCCTTCGCCAAGACCACATCTTACTGCGCCCGTATCGCTCTCTGTGACGCAGTTTCATCATGCTGATAACGGCCGTATGATCGAGCACCAACAGCAGCACTGTCAGTACCATCGCCGTCAGTCCCGCCAACACGCGTTTGACTTCGTAGAGCATCTGATAGACTTCGAGATACGTGTTCGGCTCAAT carries:
- a CDS encoding amino acid ABC transporter ATP-binding protein, which gives rise to MLTVKNIRKTYGDILAVDDVSFSVRAGETVAIMGPSGCGKSTTIRMINKLVIPDSGSVLVGGRDVLTLSPSELRQMRKRIGFVFQSFQLIGRLTARENVMLGLVTDGMAKEEASVLADEMLAKVGMQAHRDALPRELSGGGQQRVAIARALAFRPPVILWDEPTASLDPILVREVLLIMEELAEDRAAAMVVVTHELPFALHVADRILLMDKGRIVEEGAPETVFRHPRSEVGRQYRDLIEYQTDQTSRSL
- the lpxC gene encoding UDP-3-O-[3-hydroxymyristoyl] N-acetylglucosamine deacetylase — encoded protein: MQHQKTLARSISYTGIGLHSGKDVTITLHPAEEHTGIVFKRVDLPSQPSVRAVAGNVTNTMRATTLEEGEAKVFTVEHLMAAFHVMGVTNCLVEITSPEPPVADGSAKLFIGLIEEAGIAEQKAEQKVHVIDKAYTVRDGDKFITVVPYDGFRVSFTSVNPHPYIGIQYGDYEITPDEFKREIANARTIAFAHEIEALQKMGLGLGGSMENVVIYDKEQALNPLHYEDELVRHKILDVVGDLGLTGGLRGHVIAVKSSHALNTQLAKMIVAAKE